From a region of the Teredinibacter turnerae genome:
- a CDS encoding transporter substrate-binding domain-containing protein: MSMQTHFHALTQRFGLLLICALFIPALNAEPLRVNQTNHPLDAYAVGAIRVALQHMPKRYQLEVGTSDITQARAVEYLQTGEMDLMWLATDKTAEETLRPIRFPLLKGLLGHRVFIINQKNQPRFSDIRTINDLKELRFGQGAGWPDVEILRSNGFTVITTSKYENLFHMTEGGRFDAFPRGVLEPWVELAKHPSLGLSVERNIVLIYTLPFYLFVDKNNIELANALHAALDAALADGSFDNYFYNSKMVNDALTRSDLKERLAFRISNPLLSKETPLERKDYWLDLNDL; encoded by the coding sequence ATGTCTATGCAAACCCATTTCCACGCTCTAACACAGCGCTTCGGGCTTTTGCTCATTTGCGCCCTATTCATCCCTGCACTCAATGCGGAGCCCCTGCGAGTTAATCAAACCAACCACCCACTGGACGCCTACGCCGTAGGAGCCATTCGTGTTGCATTGCAACACATGCCGAAACGTTATCAGCTAGAAGTCGGTACCAGTGATATCACCCAGGCGCGTGCGGTGGAATATCTGCAGACTGGCGAAATGGACTTGATGTGGCTCGCCACTGACAAAACGGCAGAAGAAACACTGCGCCCCATTCGCTTTCCGCTGTTGAAAGGCTTACTGGGTCACCGGGTATTTATTATCAACCAGAAAAATCAGCCCCGCTTTTCCGACATTCGCACCATCAACGATTTAAAAGAGCTACGGTTTGGCCAGGGTGCCGGCTGGCCAGACGTGGAAATTTTGCGCTCCAACGGCTTTACAGTTATCACCACGAGTAAATATGAAAATTTGTTTCACATGACGGAAGGCGGCCGTTTCGATGCCTTTCCACGCGGCGTGCTGGAACCCTGGGTAGAGCTGGCAAAACACCCTTCTCTTGGTTTGAGCGTAGAACGCAATATTGTGTTGATCTACACTTTGCCGTTCTATTTGTTTGTCGATAAAAACAATATCGAGTTGGCCAACGCCCTTCACGCGGCATTGGATGCAGCGCTTGCCGACGGCAGCTTCGATAACTATTTTTACAACTCCAAAATGGTTAACGACGCTCTCACCCGCTCTGACCTGAAAGAGCGTCTCGCGTTCCGTATTTCCAATCCGCTGCTAAGCAAGGAAACTCCGCTCGAACGGAAAGACTATTGGCTCGACCTAAACGACCTCTAG
- a CDS encoding aldo/keto reductase, with protein MKQRILGSSKLEVSEVGLGCWQLGGDFGPVTEARAQEIIETALAEGVTFFDTADVYGAGQSESYLGKALANAGSDIKIATKYGRGPGTYPDGYSLVDLRDSVKRAQDRLGRDCLDLLQLHCIPTEVMRRGEIFDFLREVQQEGHIAHFGSSVETIEEALICCEQDDLASLQIIFNLFRQQPLKKLFDTAKARDVGIIVRLPLASGLLSGKFSANTQFDETDHRNYNKDGDAFSVGETFSGIEFSRGLELVKTLDGFKPDGLTFAQFAMRWILDHDAVTTIIPGASSKAQVESNVSVSDLAELPADLHEKLFAFYEAEVEQHIRCPL; from the coding sequence ATGAAACAACGCATTTTGGGTAGTTCAAAACTCGAAGTCAGTGAAGTAGGGTTGGGATGTTGGCAGTTGGGCGGCGATTTTGGCCCAGTGACCGAAGCGCGTGCGCAAGAAATTATCGAAACCGCGCTCGCTGAGGGTGTTACCTTTTTCGATACAGCGGACGTCTATGGGGCAGGCCAGAGCGAAAGCTATCTCGGCAAGGCGCTCGCCAACGCCGGAAGTGACATTAAAATTGCGACTAAATATGGTCGTGGCCCAGGGACCTATCCGGATGGTTATTCTCTGGTGGATTTGCGCGATTCGGTTAAGCGAGCGCAAGACCGGTTAGGCCGGGATTGTCTGGATCTGCTGCAATTGCACTGCATCCCGACTGAAGTCATGCGCCGTGGAGAAATATTCGATTTTCTGCGCGAGGTGCAGCAGGAAGGCCACATTGCGCATTTTGGCTCCAGTGTCGAAACGATTGAAGAAGCATTGATTTGCTGCGAACAGGACGATTTGGCGTCTCTGCAAATTATTTTTAACCTGTTCCGTCAGCAGCCGTTGAAGAAATTATTCGATACTGCAAAAGCGCGGGATGTCGGTATTATCGTGCGTTTACCACTCGCCAGCGGTTTGCTGAGTGGCAAATTCTCCGCAAACACCCAGTTTGACGAGACCGATCACCGCAACTACAACAAAGATGGCGATGCGTTTAGCGTAGGTGAGACCTTCTCTGGTATCGAATTTAGTCGCGGTCTTGAGCTGGTAAAAACGCTCGACGGATTCAAGCCAGACGGCCTGACTTTCGCACAGTTCGCTATGCGTTGGATTCTGGATCACGATGCGGTAACCACGATTATTCCTGGCGCAAGCTCCAAGGCCCAAGTGGAAAGCAATGTTTCCGTCAGCGATTTGGCTGAATTGCCCGCAGATCTGCACGAAAAACTCTTCGCGTTTTACGAAGCCGAAGTAGAGCAGCACATTCGCTGCCCTCTGTAA
- a CDS encoding HDOD domain-containing protein, with the protein MGKRIHDIDRAVVKLGINGIRLVLSAAVMQPIIQRDAAYSMQTGQRLWFHAMECAVTCASTAQERGLEPFKAYLVGLVHDIGKITLFSELSKQFKLNSENIIPESNAFVPIMQLLAPATSYRITRDWELPTELCKAIAEQVSVNPGDKISPYGAILFEANLACETYVAIRPKDAVLAQTLLEELHIPTNMFTELDELSREV; encoded by the coding sequence ATTGGCAAGCGTATTCACGATATCGACCGCGCCGTGGTAAAGCTCGGTATCAACGGTATTCGGCTGGTGCTCTCGGCAGCGGTAATGCAACCCATTATTCAGCGGGATGCCGCCTACTCTATGCAAACCGGGCAGCGCTTGTGGTTCCATGCAATGGAGTGTGCTGTCACCTGCGCCAGCACCGCACAAGAGCGTGGACTTGAGCCGTTTAAAGCGTATTTAGTGGGTTTGGTACACGATATTGGCAAAATCACACTGTTCAGCGAGCTCAGTAAACAATTTAAGCTCAACAGCGAGAACATCATTCCCGAAAGCAACGCTTTCGTGCCCATCATGCAATTGCTCGCGCCCGCCACCAGCTACCGGATAACGCGAGACTGGGAGCTGCCAACGGAATTGTGTAAAGCCATTGCCGAGCAGGTATCGGTAAACCCTGGAGACAAAATAAGCCCATATGGCGCGATACTGTTCGAAGCCAACCTGGCGTGCGAAACCTATGTTGCGATTCGCCCGAAAGATGCTGTACTTGCGCAGACGCTTCTGGAGGAGCTTCACATACCAACGAATATGTTTACCGAGTTGGACGAACTTTCCCGGGAAGTGTAA
- a CDS encoding HDOD domain-containing protein, with product MSVFSKIRAVFNDRKGALLEVNNPQSLPPADIHQAFYGYLFPRSAEAPLSVPQKLVIEHLKNSLPKREFRDKVVPRLPAVIPRLLRSLRNPKSSAKEYVEIINKDPAMSAAVLKLANSV from the coding sequence ATGTCAGTATTTTCAAAAATTCGTGCAGTATTCAATGACCGCAAAGGCGCGTTGCTCGAGGTAAATAACCCGCAAAGTTTGCCCCCCGCAGACATCCATCAGGCATTTTATGGTTACCTGTTTCCACGCAGCGCCGAAGCCCCCCTGAGTGTGCCGCAAAAGCTGGTGATTGAGCACTTAAAAAACAGCCTGCCCAAACGGGAATTTCGCGACAAAGTAGTTCCACGCCTTCCCGCTGTTATTCCCAGGTTGCTGCGTAGCCTTCGCAACCCGAAAAGTTCAGCCAAAGAATATGTAGAGATAATTAATAAAGACCCTGCGATGAGTGCTGCGGTGCTAAAGCTCGCTAACAGTGTCTAG
- a CDS encoding CBS domain-containing protein, whose translation MIVSDIMSKTVHTVSPEETLAELRNIFAEVHYHHLLVEQDDVLIGIVSDRDVLAHLSPFAGTEQERACDRNLLELMVRDIMSDSIITIDPDTLIDCASILLLENHISCLPVVDDTNRIVGILSWKDILQYHVYGIDNTLHC comes from the coding sequence ATGATCGTCAGCGACATTATGAGCAAAACCGTACACACGGTTTCGCCCGAAGAGACGCTCGCAGAGCTTCGCAATATTTTTGCTGAGGTACATTACCACCACCTGCTCGTGGAACAAGACGATGTGCTAATCGGTATCGTGTCTGACCGGGATGTACTGGCACACCTGAGCCCGTTTGCAGGAACCGAGCAGGAAAGAGCATGCGATCGCAATCTGCTGGAGCTTATGGTGCGGGATATTATGTCAGACAGCATCATCACCATCGACCCGGACACCTTGATCGACTGTGCTTCAATACTGTTATTGGAGAACCATATTTCCTGCCTTCCGGTGGTGGACGACACTAACAGAATTGTCGGCATACTCAGTTGGAAAGATATTCTGCAATACCACGTTTATGGCATCGACAACACACTGCATTGCTGA
- a CDS encoding DUF342 domain-containing protein, producing MTTEIKDLTPVDPRYAFQLDERSGRLFGIVNPHAVQAPDPDGLGSAQPLSPPTLHGLKTHLRELGYDTFFFPTNSLQQFLRKLQQADQGKYVLGEKRDAKLKITVAHDKLTARAQMEPAWGGSPLTREMIAAELRRAHVAEQTLNAEKIDALCSAAGAADLIIANAIPPINGANAKLEPLVNTQIAVEHDADAEEAIDQHEVYEFHSVKAGVAIMRKTPATPGTPGMDVTGKVVKPKAGTDIRFAKPFKGVEVDPANENVLLAAIDGHPVFTRQGARVEPVMTVKAVDIHTGNIDYDGSLVVHKNIEAGYHVRVSGDVLVKGAVFRARVQSGGNIDIRGGVTGDDLSEDHNCVLQAEGDITAKFFQHVRIASRSDVHVLEYLMQCDVTAEGSINAGTSRGRGCIIGGHCLANVGVNAKVLGSEAYVPTMIQLGCDTDANRLLTALTQQLEKRTGEQTQLQQILDKIRRTGKPTNVGQTTLDKARKIEQTLLLLANKIEELSEQIEKLKPHAKLTDNLTVRVTAKLYPNVTVKINNLTWTSEKTQQRVQVGQENGSIICGPLKN from the coding sequence GTGACCACTGAAATAAAGGACTTGACCCCCGTCGACCCACGCTACGCGTTCCAACTGGATGAACGCAGCGGACGCCTGTTCGGCATTGTAAATCCCCACGCTGTTCAAGCCCCAGATCCCGATGGACTCGGTTCGGCACAGCCCTTATCCCCCCCTACCCTGCACGGCCTGAAAACGCACCTGCGCGAACTGGGCTACGACACGTTTTTCTTTCCCACCAACAGTTTGCAGCAGTTTTTACGCAAGCTACAGCAAGCGGATCAGGGCAAATATGTGCTGGGTGAAAAACGTGATGCGAAGCTGAAGATTACCGTAGCCCACGACAAACTTACGGCGCGCGCGCAAATGGAGCCCGCCTGGGGCGGATCGCCACTTACCCGCGAGATGATTGCCGCCGAACTCCGGCGAGCGCATGTGGCAGAGCAGACACTCAACGCCGAAAAAATCGACGCACTCTGCTCCGCAGCAGGCGCTGCAGATCTGATAATTGCCAACGCCATCCCCCCAATAAACGGCGCCAACGCGAAGCTGGAGCCTTTAGTAAACACGCAAATCGCCGTAGAGCATGATGCGGACGCGGAAGAAGCCATTGATCAGCATGAGGTGTACGAGTTTCACTCAGTGAAAGCCGGGGTCGCCATTATGCGCAAAACCCCGGCAACACCCGGCACCCCGGGCATGGACGTGACCGGCAAAGTGGTCAAACCCAAAGCCGGAACAGATATTCGGTTTGCAAAGCCATTCAAAGGTGTAGAAGTAGACCCTGCCAACGAAAACGTGTTACTGGCAGCAATCGACGGCCACCCGGTATTTACTCGCCAGGGCGCTCGCGTCGAACCGGTAATGACTGTGAAAGCGGTGGACATCCACACCGGAAATATCGACTACGACGGCTCTCTGGTTGTGCACAAAAATATCGAGGCTGGCTACCACGTGCGGGTTTCTGGCGATGTACTGGTTAAAGGCGCAGTCTTTCGCGCGCGCGTGCAGTCTGGTGGCAATATAGATATTCGTGGCGGAGTTACTGGCGACGATCTCTCAGAGGACCACAATTGTGTGCTTCAGGCGGAAGGCGATATCACCGCAAAATTTTTTCAACACGTACGAATTGCCAGCCGCAGTGATGTCCACGTTCTTGAATATTTAATGCAGTGCGACGTAACCGCCGAAGGGTCGATCAATGCTGGCACCAGTCGTGGCCGGGGTTGCATCATCGGTGGACATTGCCTGGCGAACGTTGGCGTTAACGCCAAGGTACTCGGCAGCGAAGCCTATGTCCCTACAATGATACAACTCGGATGCGATACCGACGCAAATCGTCTGCTCACAGCGCTAACGCAGCAACTGGAGAAACGTACCGGGGAGCAGACCCAACTTCAACAGATCCTCGATAAAATACGCCGCACAGGCAAGCCAACCAACGTCGGCCAGACCACGCTGGATAAAGCGCGCAAAATCGAACAGACGCTTCTGCTCCTGGCCAATAAAATTGAAGAATTGAGCGAGCAAATAGAGAAACTGAAGCCGCACGCTAAACTTACTGACAACCTGACTGTTCGCGTAACCGCGAAGCTCTATCCCAACGTTACCGTCAAAATTAACAATTTGACCTGGACCAGCGAAAAAACCCAGCAACGCGTACAAGTAGGCCAGGAAAACGGCAGCATTATCTGTGGTCCATTAAAGAATTAG
- a CDS encoding TerB family tellurite resistance protein, giving the protein MLSAIKDFFRSELQSSPHETNEQRRNLACAALLLEVAIVDQKLDRSELNTLKRVLTQSFNLSNEQCEKLITLAESQQADATSTYQFTQLVNEFCTDEEKYLLIRGMWSIAYADGSLDKYEEYIIRKVAELIYVSHSQFIRAKLEVRPD; this is encoded by the coding sequence ATGTTAAGTGCCATCAAGGACTTTTTCCGCAGTGAGCTGCAAAGCTCCCCACACGAAACCAATGAGCAGCGGCGCAACCTTGCGTGCGCTGCTCTTCTCCTCGAAGTCGCCATTGTCGACCAAAAGCTCGATAGATCCGAATTAAACACACTAAAACGTGTGCTCACCCAGAGCTTCAACCTGTCCAACGAGCAATGCGAAAAGCTCATTACGCTCGCCGAGTCACAACAGGCAGACGCCACGTCCACCTACCAGTTTACCCAACTGGTTAATGAATTCTGTACCGACGAAGAAAAGTACCTGCTTATTCGCGGCATGTGGTCTATCGCCTACGCCGATGGCTCACTCGACAAATACGAGGAATACATCATTCGCAAGGTCGCAGAGCTGATTTACGTGAGCCATAGCCAGTTTATTAGAGCTAAACTCGAGGTTCGCCCCGACTAA
- the tal gene encoding transaldolase: MTNKLEQLKQYSDVVADTGDIEAIARYKPLDATTNPSLLYKAAQMEQYAPLVQDALSSTDSIEAACDKIAVAIGCEILKIVPGRVSTEVDARLSFNTNASIEKAKHLIGLYEEAGISKERVLIKLASTWEGIRAAEVLEKEGINCNLTLLFSFSQAAACADAGAFLISPFVGRILDWYKANTDQKEYAPMEDPGVVSVTRIYNYYKQHGYNTVVMGASFRNTGELEALAGCDRLTISPQLLGELEADTGELKRVLSPENSGEAIAKLIEDEAAFRFSNNEDAMATEKLSQGIRGFVADQVNLENFLKSKA; encoded by the coding sequence ATGACCAACAAACTTGAGCAATTGAAGCAATATTCAGACGTTGTAGCCGATACCGGTGACATTGAAGCCATCGCCCGCTACAAGCCTCTGGACGCCACCACCAACCCGTCACTGCTCTACAAAGCAGCTCAGATGGAACAGTATGCGCCACTGGTACAAGATGCCCTGTCTAGCACAGATTCAATCGAAGCCGCTTGCGACAAAATCGCAGTCGCAATTGGTTGTGAGATTTTGAAAATCGTTCCCGGCCGCGTTTCTACCGAAGTTGATGCCCGCCTGTCTTTCAACACCAATGCGAGCATTGAAAAGGCCAAGCACTTGATTGGCTTGTACGAAGAAGCCGGTATCAGCAAAGAGCGCGTTTTAATCAAGTTGGCTTCCACCTGGGAAGGTATTCGGGCTGCAGAAGTGCTGGAGAAAGAAGGCATCAACTGTAACCTGACACTGCTGTTCAGCTTCAGCCAGGCTGCGGCCTGTGCCGACGCTGGTGCATTCCTGATCTCTCCTTTCGTGGGCCGTATTCTGGATTGGTACAAAGCCAATACCGACCAAAAAGAATATGCGCCGATGGAAGATCCAGGCGTAGTATCAGTAACCCGCATTTACAACTACTACAAGCAACACGGCTACAACACCGTGGTTATGGGCGCGAGCTTCCGCAACACCGGTGAACTTGAAGCACTGGCCGGTTGTGACCGTCTGACCATCAGCCCTCAGTTGCTGGGTGAGCTGGAAGCAGACACTGGCGAGCTGAAACGTGTTCTTTCACCAGAAAACAGCGGCGAAGCGATTGCCAAGCTGATCGAAGATGAAGCGGCCTTCCGTTTCTCCAACAACGAAGACGCTATGGCAACAGAGAAGCTGTCTCAGGGCATTCGCGGCTTTGTTGCTGACCAGGTCAACCTGGAAAACTTCCTGAAGTCAAAAGCGTAA
- the dusA gene encoding tRNA dihydrouridine(20/20a) synthase DusA produces the protein MTIAPTHTYPSFRFSIAPMMEWSDRHCRYFWRLLTKNALLYTEMVTTGALLNNSDVERFLKFNSEEHPLALQLGGSNPDELARCAAMAQQWGYDEVNLNCGCPSDRVQEGKIGAVLMTEPELVAQCVSAMQAECDIPVTVKHRIGVDDQDEYNDLQRFVKVVSEAGCERFIVHARKAWLKGLSPKENRDIPPLNYERVVQLKQEHTALDIVINGGITTLSQCCALLSQLDGVMIGREAYHNPYLLAGVDVELYGSDNRPPITRDEALEQFVAYCREQIAAGQRLHHMSRHILGLYAGEYGARTFRRYITERANQPGATADVLLDARDAMGRNDRVNQI, from the coding sequence GTGACGATTGCACCCACACACACCTACCCGAGCTTTCGCTTTTCCATCGCCCCTATGATGGAGTGGTCAGACCGTCATTGCCGCTATTTCTGGCGCCTGCTAACAAAGAACGCGCTGCTGTACACTGAGATGGTGACCACCGGCGCACTGCTGAATAACAGTGATGTCGAGCGCTTTCTAAAATTTAACAGCGAAGAACACCCGCTGGCGCTGCAATTAGGCGGCAGCAACCCGGATGAGTTGGCGCGTTGCGCGGCTATGGCCCAGCAGTGGGGTTACGACGAAGTCAACCTGAACTGCGGCTGCCCGAGCGACCGTGTACAAGAGGGCAAGATCGGCGCGGTTTTAATGACGGAGCCGGAACTGGTGGCACAGTGCGTAAGTGCGATGCAGGCAGAATGCGATATCCCGGTAACCGTTAAACACCGAATTGGTGTTGACGATCAGGACGAATACAACGATTTGCAACGTTTTGTTAAAGTTGTTTCTGAAGCGGGCTGCGAACGATTTATCGTTCATGCGCGCAAAGCCTGGCTAAAGGGCTTGAGCCCGAAAGAAAACCGCGACATCCCCCCGCTAAATTATGAACGGGTTGTGCAGCTGAAACAGGAACATACTGCGCTGGATATCGTCATAAATGGTGGAATCACCACACTCAGCCAATGTTGCGCGCTGCTGAGCCAGTTAGACGGGGTAATGATTGGTCGCGAGGCTTACCACAACCCCTACCTGCTTGCCGGTGTAGACGTAGAGCTCTATGGTTCAGACAACAGACCGCCGATAACACGCGATGAGGCACTTGAACAGTTCGTGGCGTATTGTCGCGAACAGATCGCCGCAGGGCAAAGATTGCATCATATGTCGCGGCATATCCTCGGTCTGTATGCAGGCGAGTACGGCGCGCGCACCTTCCGGCGGTATATTACCGAGCGCGCCAACCAGCCGGGGGCAACTGCCGATGTGCTGCTCGACGCGCGCGACGCCATGGGGCGCAACGATAGGGTCAACCAGATCTAA
- a CDS encoding Dps family protein, giving the protein MSQIDIGISTENREQIAEGLKKLLADSYTLYLQTHNFHWNVTGPQFRELHLMFEEHYTELAVAVDDIAERIRTLDVAAPGTYKTFAELSSIDEVEGVPTAGDMVDILTRGHEQVVKTCRETLAIAQESADESTASLVSDRMRIHEKTAWMLRATR; this is encoded by the coding sequence ATGAGTCAGATTGATATTGGTATTTCCACCGAAAACCGCGAACAAATTGCTGAAGGCTTGAAGAAGCTGCTCGCGGATTCTTACACGCTTTACCTTCAGACCCACAACTTCCACTGGAATGTGACTGGCCCGCAGTTCCGCGAGCTGCATTTAATGTTTGAAGAGCACTACACCGAGCTTGCGGTAGCGGTTGATGATATTGCTGAGCGCATTCGCACCCTGGATGTTGCCGCGCCAGGCACATACAAAACGTTTGCCGAATTGTCGTCAATCGATGAAGTGGAAGGCGTACCTACAGCAGGCGATATGGTTGATATTCTTACGCGCGGCCATGAGCAGGTCGTGAAGACTTGCCGTGAAACTCTGGCTATTGCCCAGGAATCGGCTGACGAATCTACCGCATCTCTGGTTTCCGATCGCATGCGCATACACGAGAAAACCGCTTGGATGCTGCGCGCTACACGTTAA
- a CDS encoding DMT family transporter, with protein sequence MIPSEKKSLVYALLAVLCWSTVATAFKLALDQQSRFQLLISANLVSVFVLAAVLAAQQKLIPALTQWRSWRTACASAAINPAIYYLILFQAYELLPAQVAQPINYTWAITLSLGALVVLRQHLVWRDLLGILLGYAGVVVISVAGWQAGLNVPLFGVGLALLSTLLWAGYWLLNARDSREPVQGLLQNFLLALPLTGVAWWIFDGHWVAERRALLSAAYVGVFEMGIAFLFWLLALKHAKRASSVAGLIFISPFLSLFFIHTVLGEPVGWLTIGGLGLLVLGLLLKQSTSKL encoded by the coding sequence ATGATCCCCAGCGAAAAAAAATCGCTGGTTTATGCACTCTTGGCGGTACTCTGTTGGTCGACTGTTGCAACAGCTTTTAAGCTGGCGCTCGATCAGCAGAGCCGTTTCCAGTTATTAATCTCAGCTAATTTGGTCTCGGTTTTTGTGCTGGCCGCAGTTCTTGCTGCCCAACAAAAGCTAATACCCGCGCTTACCCAGTGGCGCTCCTGGCGAACCGCGTGCGCCAGCGCTGCCATTAACCCTGCGATTTATTATCTAATCCTGTTTCAGGCCTATGAACTGCTGCCAGCCCAAGTGGCGCAGCCCATCAACTACACCTGGGCGATAACCCTTAGCCTCGGCGCGCTGGTTGTATTGCGCCAACATCTGGTGTGGCGGGATCTGCTCGGAATACTCCTGGGCTACGCCGGTGTGGTGGTCATTTCGGTCGCGGGCTGGCAGGCGGGGTTAAATGTTCCGCTCTTTGGCGTCGGCCTCGCGCTATTAAGTACGCTCTTGTGGGCCGGCTATTGGCTGTTGAACGCGCGAGACTCCCGCGAGCCGGTACAAGGGCTGCTGCAGAATTTCCTGCTGGCGCTACCGCTGACCGGTGTCGCCTGGTGGATTTTTGATGGTCACTGGGTCGCAGAGCGCCGCGCGCTTCTGTCTGCGGCTTATGTCGGCGTGTTTGAGATGGGTATTGCGTTTCTTTTTTGGCTTTTGGCGCTTAAACATGCCAAGCGGGCAAGTTCGGTCGCCGGCTTGATTTTTATATCCCCGTTTTTATCACTATTTTTTATTCATACCGTGTTGGGCGAACCTGTTGGCTGGCTCACCATTGGTGGGCTTGGCCTGCTAGTCTTGGGGCTATTACTTAAACAATCCACTTCCAAACTTTAA
- a CDS encoding MarC family protein: MEYFIVAFMTFFATIGPLDVAAVFAALTARYKPREARKMAVKGILISISILLLFALSGEWLLSQLGISLAALRAGGGILLLLIGIDMVFARTSGGTSTTADEEEEAITREDISVFPLATPLIAGPGSMGASILLMANADGHPWQQGAVLLALAAILLLTLVMLLAAAQIQRILGVTGMHVITRVFGVLLTALAVQFIFDGVVSSGVFSGKAATETAEMVIPLPHQSG, encoded by the coding sequence ATGGAATATTTTATCGTCGCATTTATGACCTTCTTCGCCACCATCGGGCCATTGGATGTTGCTGCTGTGTTTGCAGCCCTGACTGCCCGCTACAAGCCGCGCGAGGCGCGCAAAATGGCAGTGAAGGGCATCCTTATTTCTATCAGCATCTTATTGTTGTTTGCGCTCTCGGGTGAATGGCTGCTGTCGCAGCTGGGGATTTCACTCGCAGCTCTGCGCGCTGGTGGTGGTATTTTGTTGTTGCTGATTGGTATCGACATGGTGTTCGCCCGCACATCCGGTGGTACCTCCACCACGGCCGACGAAGAAGAAGAAGCGATTACCCGGGAGGATATTTCCGTATTCCCGCTGGCCACACCGCTTATTGCAGGGCCGGGTTCAATGGGGGCATCCATTCTGTTGATGGCAAATGCAGATGGGCATCCGTGGCAGCAGGGTGCAGTGTTGTTGGCGCTAGCGGCGATACTGTTGCTTACACTGGTGATGTTGCTGGCTGCGGCGCAGATTCAGCGCATTCTCGGGGTTACCGGTATGCACGTGATTACCCGCGTATTCGGCGTGCTGTTAACAGCGCTGGCGGTGCAGTTTATTTTTGATGGGGTTGTTTCGAGTGGCGTGTTTTCTGGCAAAGCAGCAACGGAAACCGCAGAAATGGTGATACCTTTGCCGCATCAGTCAGGATAA
- a CDS encoding nitroreductase family protein: protein MNNDFINLLLTRRSVTAAEMTEPGPSDEQLETLLRCAHRVPDHKKLGPWRFIVFRGDARASYGEQLAKVFAKRNPDASSKLLGFERNRFTRAPLVIAVVCSPVVNEKVPEQEQVLTAGAVCQNMLLAATAMGFASQWLTEWYAYDKKFNKKLGLTKAESIAGYIYIGTAKNAPTERPRPDLDSRIRYLKEAD from the coding sequence ATGAATAACGACTTTATTAATCTTCTGCTTACTCGCCGTTCGGTAACTGCCGCCGAAATGACCGAGCCCGGGCCCAGCGACGAGCAACTGGAAACCTTATTGCGCTGCGCGCACCGCGTACCGGACCACAAGAAGCTTGGCCCCTGGCGTTTTATCGTGTTTCGCGGTGATGCCCGCGCGAGCTACGGTGAGCAACTGGCCAAGGTGTTTGCCAAACGCAACCCCGACGCCAGTTCGAAGCTGCTGGGGTTTGAGCGCAACCGCTTCACGCGAGCGCCACTGGTTATCGCGGTGGTGTGCTCGCCGGTCGTAAACGAAAAAGTACCTGAGCAGGAACAGGTGTTAACCGCCGGAGCCGTCTGTCAAAACATGCTTTTGGCCGCAACCGCCATGGGCTTCGCCTCCCAGTGGCTCACTGAGTGGTACGCCTACGATAAAAAATTCAACAAGAAGCTGGGGCTCACCAAAGCTGAGTCGATCGCGGGCTATATTTATATCGGCACCGCCAAGAACGCGCCAACGGAACGCCCCCGCCCAGACTTGGATTCCCGCATTCGCTACTTAAAAGAAGCCGACTAA